A genomic region of Trifolium pratense cultivar HEN17-A07 linkage group LG3, ARS_RC_1.1, whole genome shotgun sequence contains the following coding sequences:
- the LOC123913337 gene encoding protein FAR-RED ELONGATED HYPOCOTYL 3 isoform X2 — MYHYTNVAVITTFLGHFIVPLKSSKQVLIMDIDLRLPSGEHDKEEEETTTLDNMLEGEEKLHNGDIDGRHMVDAGIELHALNGGDLNSPTVDMVMFKEDTNLEPLFGMEFESHGEAYSFYQEYARSMGFNTAIQNSRRSKTSREFIDAKFACSRYGTKREYDKSFNRPRARQHKQESENSTGRRSCSKTDCKASMHVKRRPDGKWVIHSFVKEHNHELLPAQAVSEQTRKMYAVMARQFAEYKTVVGVKNEKNQFDKGRNLGLEFVEAKLMLDFFIQMQSMNSNFFYAVDLGEDQRLKNLLWIDAKSRHDYINFCDVVSFDTTYVRNKYKMPLVLFVGVNQHYQFILLGCALISDESAATFSWLLRTWLKGVGGQVPKVIITDHDMTLKSVISDVIPSACHCVCLWHILGKVSENLAHVIKKHVNFMTKFEKCVFRSLTSDDFDNRWEKILDRFELRQDECMQSLYEDRKLWAPTFMKDVFLGGMSTPQRSESVNSFFDKYVHRKTYIQDFVKQYETILQDRYEEEAKADSDTWNKVATLKTPSPLEKSVAGIFTHTVFKKIQAEIIGAVACHPKLDRQDETTIVHRVHDMETRKDFFVVVNEVNSELSCICRQFEYKGYLCRHALVVLQYSGHSVFPSQYVLKRWTKDAKIRNVTGEESEHMLARVQRYNDLCHRSLKLSEEGSLSQDSYGIAFHALNEAHKNCVSVNNSSKSPTEAGTSGVHGQLSIEEDTQSRNMGKSNKKKNPTKKKKVNSEAEVMTVGALDNLQQMDKFSARTAVLEGYYGTQQSVQGMLNLMGPTRDDYYGNQQTLQGLGPINSIPTSHDGYYGAHQSMPGLAQLDFLRTGFTYGIRVSMQDDPNVRAAQLHEDPSRHA, encoded by the exons ATGTACCATTATACCAATGTTGCTGTTATTACAACCTTTCTTGGTCATTTTATAG TACCCTTAAAATCATCAAAGCAAGTTCTCATCATGGATATAGATCTCAGGTTACCCTCTGGTGAACatgataaagaagaagaagaaacaactACACTTGATAACATGTTGGAGGGTGAAGAAAAATTGCACAATGGAGATATTGATGGAAGGCATATGGTTGATGCTGGCATTGAACTACATGCTCTAAATGGTGGAGATTTGAATTCCCCCACGGTTGATATGGTGATGTTCAAGGAAGATACAAATCTTGAACCACTTTTTGGCATGGAATTCGAGTCTCATGGGGAAGCTTATTCTTTCTACCAAGAATATGCTCGGTCAATGGGGTTCAACACTGCAATACAAAATAGTCGTCGTTCAAAAACATCAAGAGAATTCATAGATGCAAAGTTTGCTTGTTCCAGATATGGAACCAAAAGAGAGTATGATAAATCCTTCAATCGACCACGAGCACGACAGCATAAGCAAGAATCTGAAAATTCAACTGGTCGAAGATCTTGCTCTAAGACCGATTGCAAAGCAAGCATGCATGTAAAAAGAAGGCCAGATGGGAAATGGGTTATACATAGCTTTGTGAAGGAGCATAATCACGAGCTTTTACCTGCCCAGGCAGTAAGTGAGCAAACAAGAAAAATGTATGCTGTGATGGCCAGGCAGTTTGCAGAATACAAGACTGTGGTTGGTGTCAAGAATGAAAAGAATCAATTCGATAAAGGTCGGAATTTGGGTCTGGAGTTTGTGGAGGCCAAACTTatgcttgatttttttattcagaTGCAAAGCATGAACTCCAACTTCTTTTATGCAGTAGATCTTGGTGAGGATCAACGTCTGAAAAATCTTTTATGGATTGATGCTAAAAGTAGGCATGACTATATCAACTTTTGTGATGTAGTGTCATTTGATACCACCtatgttagaaacaaatataagaTGCCTCTTGTACTTTTTGTTGGGGTGAACCAGCACTACCAATTTATATTACTCGGGTGTGCCTTGATATCAGATGAAAGTGCAGCAACATTTTCTTGGCTATTACGGACGTGGCTGAAAGGTGTTGGTGGCCAAGTTCCAAAAGTGATCATTACGGACCATGACATGACTTTGAAGTCAGTTATTTCAGATGTAATTCCCAGTGCTTGTCATTGTGTTTGCTTATGGCATATACTGGGGAAGGTATCTGAAAATCTAGCTCATGTAATTAAAAAACATGTGAATTTTAtgacaaaatttgaaaaatgcGTATTTAGGTCATTAACCAGTGATGATTTTGACAATAGATGGGAGAAAATTTTGGATAGATTTGAGCTTCGACAGGATGAATGCATGCAGTCTTTGTATGAAGATCGCAAGTTATGGGCACCAACATTCATGAAGGATGTGTTTTTAGGTGGCATGTCTACTCCCCAACGATCTGAAAGTGTAAATTCATTCTTTGACAAATATGTTCACAGGAAGACCTATATACAAGATTTTGTtaaacagtatgaaaccatctTGCAAGACAGGTATGAAGAGGAAGCAAAGGCAGATTCTGATACTTGGAACAAAGTAGCAACATTAAAAACTCCTTCACCTTTAGAAAAGAGTGTTGCAGGGATTTTCACCCATACAGTATTCAAGAAGATTCAAGCTGAGATTATTGGTGCAGTGGCTTGCCATCCTAAACTTGACAGGCAGGATGAGACAACCATTGTTCACAGGGTGCATGATATGGAAACAAGAAAAGACTTTTTTGTTGTGGTGAATGAAGTAAATTCAGAGTTGTCTTGTATATGTCGGCAATTTGAATATAAAGGTTATCTTTGTCGACATGCATTGGTGGTTCTTCAATATTCTGGCCATTCGGTGTTCCCATCTCAATATGTTTTGAAGCGGTGGACAAAAGATGCAAAGATCAGAAACGTAACAGGGGAAGAATCTGAACATATGCTGGCTAGGGTGCAACGATACAATGATTTATGTCATCGATCACTAAAACTGAGCGAAGAGGGATCATTGTCTCAAGATAGTTATGGTATTGCATTCCATGCACTAAATGAGGCGCACAAAAATTGTGTGAGTGTTAACAATTCTAGCAAGAGTCCTACAGAAGCTGGTACATCAGGGGTTCATGGCCAGCTTTCCATTGAAGAAGATACCCAAAGTAGAAATATGGGAAAGtcgaacaaaaagaaaaatccaactaaaaagaaaaag GTGAACTCAGAGGCAGAAGTGATGACTGTCGGGGCACTAGACAACTTGCAACAAATG GACAAATTCAGCGCAAGAACTGCAGTACTTGAAGGTTATTATGGCACACAACAGAGTGTGCAGGGAATG TTGAACTTAATGGGACCAACACGTGATGATTACTACGGGAATCAACAGACTCTTCAGGGACTG GGACCAATAAATTCCATACCAACTAGCCACGATGGTTATTATGGTGCACACCAAAGCATGCCCGGTTTG GCACAACTGGATTTTTTGCGAACTGGTTTCACATATGGAATTAGGGTTAGTATG CAGGATGATCCTAATGTGAGAGCAGCACAGTTACACGAGGATCCATCAAGACACGCGTGA